Below is a genomic region from Miniphocaeibacter halophilus.
CCTTAAGTTATTATATGAGCTCTTGTATTTCCAGTGATCCAACTGCAGAAAAAGCTTCCGGAAATTTCCTTTTTGGAGTTAAAAATCCATATTTAGAAGCTAGTGAATGGGGATGGCAAATAGATCCTACTGGATTAAAATATCTTTTAATAGAAATTTATAATAGATATGAAGTACCTATTATGGTTGTTGAAAATGGACTTGGTGCCATTGATAAACTTGAAGATGATAAAACTATTCATGATGACTATAGAATAGATTATTTGAAAAAACATATACAAGCTATGTCTGAAGCTGTTGATGAAGGTGTTGACTTACGAGCTTACACACCTTGGGGCTGTATAGACTTAATATCTGCCTCAACTGGAGAAATGGCAAAACGATATGGATTTATATATGTAAACAAACAAGATGATGGTAGCGGGGATTTAGAAAGATATAGAAAAGATTCTTTTTACTGGTATAAAAAAGTAATAGCTAGTAATGGAAAGGATTTATAATCCAATTAACCTGCCCTTCAATAATAAATAAGATAGATAAAATAGCTGTTGGAAGCCACAAGTTTGGTTTTCCAACAGCTATTTTACTATTATTTGATCTCTTAATTTATATCCTTTAGTCTATTAATAATCAAATTGACGATAATATCTTCTATAGTCTAAATTATGATGGGAATATTTTTCATAATAAACTGCTAAACGGTCCACTAACATAGTGGAAACCATAAGTGGTGAAATCATCCATCTGTATTTTTCATCAATTCCGGTTAAAGCGTATTCATCAGGGTCGATTACTACAAACTTTCCAGCTCTTTCCTTACAGAAATTTTCAACTCTTTCATCTAATACCCTAGTCTTGCCACTTCCCTTTATAAGAAATACGGTACTGGTTTCATCTACTAGCTCAAGAGTTCCATGGAAGAATTCACTGGATCTTACGCTTTTAGTTTTAAACCATTGCATCTCCTCTAGGATACACATTGAAAATAAATAGGTTTCACCCCACATTTCATTTCCACCTATCCAAATCATGTAATCACTATCGTAAGTATTCTTCGCTATTTTATCAGCTTTTTCTTCAAAGGCTTCTTTTAATTTAATAAAATTATCCGGCAATATTTTTAGCTGA
It encodes:
- a CDS encoding SIS domain-containing protein; translated protein: MRHKKGVEFEYILLYWFFFKLLYLNGDFEDYEEFANQLKILPDNFIKLKEAFEEKADKIAKNTYDSDYMIWIGGNEMWGETYLFSMCILEEMQWFKTKSVRSSEFFHGTLELVDETSTVFLIKGSGKTRVLDERVENFCKERAGKFVVIDPDEYALTGIDEKYRWMISPLMVSTMLVDRLAVYYEKYSHHNLDYRRYYRQFDY